The Crassaminicella indica genomic interval GTTATTTTGGCACGCCCTGAGGGACTCGAACCCCCGACGAACTGATTCGAAGTCAGCCACTCTATCCAACTGAGCTAAGGGCGCATATTATTTAATATTATCATATGATAATAAAGTTAGCATAAATATGCTAACTTGAAAAATTGGAGCGGATGATGGGAATCGAACCCACGCTACCAGCTTGGAAGGCTGGAGTTCTACCATTGAACTACATCCGCATATTCTTTATCAGTTATATTCATATTATCATTGTTGGTGACCCATCCGCGGCTCGAACGCGGGACACCTTGATTAAAAGTCAAGTGCTCTACCAACTGAGCTAATGGGTCACATTTGGGGTGGATGATGGGATTCGAACCCACGAATGCAGGAGCCACAATCCTGTGTCTTAACCACTTGACTACATCCACCATGGCGGGTCCACAGGGACTCGAACCCCGGACACACGGCTTAGAAGGCCGTTGCTCTATCCAGCTGAGCTATGAACCCTTATTGGAGCGGATGATGGGAATCGAACCCACGCTACCAGCTTGGAAGGCTGGAGTTCTACCATTGAACTACATCCGCATATTGTTTTTATCAGTTTCTTAATTGCCCTGACAAGATAATATGTTACCATATAATATTAACTCTGTCAACATTTTTTATATTTTTTTGCTTTATGCTTAAATTTTATAAATAAAAATGGTCGAGGTGGCAGGATTCGAACCCGCGGCCCTCTGGTCCCAAACCAGATGCGCTACCAAACTGCGCTACACCTCGCCTTAACAATAAACTTTAGCTTAAATTTTTATAGATAAAATGGTCGAGGTGGCAGGATTTGAACCCGCGGCCCTCTGGTCCCAAACCAGATGCGCTACCAAACTGCGCTACACCTCGCTCCAACTGACAAGATTAGTATAATGCATATAAAACGCAAAGTCAAAATCTAAAATATTGTTTTGTCAACTATTTAACATCATTTTGGTTGATTTTCTTTTTTATTTAACGTTTTTCTCTTTATCACATCAAATTCTACTCTTTTCATTGTTTTATTATTAACAATATATTCAAATATTATACTTCAATAATATCACTATATATATTTTTTCCATCAATCTCAATAATTCCATAGGAAGCCTTAGACCCTCCACGCGGACTAGTAAGGCTTCCCGGATTCATTATCAATATATTTTCATGCTTCATATTTACAGGCATATGTGTATGTCCAAACAATACAACACTGCATCCTTCTTGTAACCCTTTGTAATAAATTCTTGTCAGATTGGATTTTACCCCATACTCATGTCCATGAGTCAAAAATAGCTTATGTTCACCAAGATCTAAAACTTTTTCCTTTTCTACTTCAGCCCTATCACAATTACCCTTTACACCTACTACTTTTATGTTCATATTCTTAGCAATTGCTAAAGCATCAGGATAATAATCTCCTAAATGAATAAGTAAATCAACTGCTTCCATCTTATTTATTATATGTTCTGCTAATTGAATCTTTCCATGCGTATCACTCATTACTATTATTTTCAACTGTACTTCCTCCTAAAACAACTCTGCCAATCTTTCTTTTAATTGTTCTAATGCTCTTGCTCTATGACTAATTTTATTTTTTATTTCTGGTCCTAATTCTGCAAAGGTTTTATCATACTCAGGTACAATAAACAGCGGATCATATCCAAACCCACTTTGACCTTTCTTTTCAAAGCCTATAAATCCTTTGCATTCTCCTCTTACACTTATTTTTTTACCATTAGGAAATGCTACAGAGATAACCGATACAAATCTTGCTTCTCTTTCTTCCATAGGTACATCTTTTAACATACTCAATAATTTTTCATTATTTTTTTGATCTGTTGCTCCTTCTCCTGAAAATCTTGCAGAGTATATTCCTGGCCTGTTTCCTATTGCCTTCACCTCAAGACCTGAATCATCAGCAATAGCAATAGCTCCTGTTTCTTTCATAACCTCTACTGCCTTTTTCATAGAGTTTTCTTCAAAGGTTTCTCCATCCTCTACTATTTCTAGCTTTTCTAATCCAACCTCATCCATACTTTTTATATCTAAAGGAAAATTTTTTAGGATATCTTTTATTTCTTCTAATTTATGTTTATTTTTAGATGCAATCACTACTTTATTCATTTGATTCCTCTCCTATCTCTTCTTCATTAGCTTTTCCAATTAATTCATCTATTGCTCCTAAAGCTTCTTTTTGCATTTTTATAAGTTCCATATTTCCTTTTTCAGCTAGTTCTAAAAGCTTATTAAGCTCTTGTCTGCTAAAAGGTGCTTCTTCTCCTGTACCTTGTACTTCTACAAACTCCTTTTGATCTGTCATAATAACATTCATATCTACCTTAGCCTTTGAATCCTCTTCATAGCATAAATCAAGTACAGGCGTACCCTCTACTACCCCTACACTTATAGCTGCTACATAATTTTTTACAGGAAATGATTTTATTTGCTTTGATTCATAAAGCTTATATAATCCTTGTGCTAAAGCTATAAAAGCACCTGTTATAGATGCTGTTCTTGTACCTCCATCAGCCTGTATTACATCACAATCTATCCATACAGTTCTTTCCCCTAAATCTTCTAAATTTATTACAGAACGTAATGCTCTTCCAATCAATCTTTGGATCTCTTGAGTTCTTCCATCAACTTTCCCTCTGCTAGATTCTCTTATCTTTCTAGTTTGGGTAGATCTTGGAAGCATCCCATACTCTGCCGTTATCCAACCAGTTCCCTTTCCTTTTAAAAAAGGAGGAACTCTATCCTCTATAGAGGCTGAACATATTACTTTTGTATTACCCATTTCTATAAGTACTGAGCCTTCTGCATAGGCTAAATAATCTTTTGTGATTGTAACTTTTCTTAATTCATTTTCTCTTCTACCATCAAATCTCATTATTTCATCTCCTATCTTTAATGGTTATCACTATAAGTTATTGTATCATATAAACCAATCTATTACATCTTTCTTTAGTGTATCCTTTCTTCAATTCATTTATTTCTATGTACACAACAAAAAACCAGTGGTCTCCCACTGGCGCTTATTCATATTGATTCGCAAAGGTTGGTACAATAATAGGGTCTTCCTTATTTTCTGTTCCTAAATTCAACTCTTTTCCATCTACAAATAATTTTACTCCTGCAACCTCTGGATATTGCTCTTTTATAGTCAAGCCAAATAATTTAGCTATACTTTGTGCTGCAACCTTATTATCCACAGCCTCTAATATTTCTTCAGAAAGATTAATACACGCTATACTTTCATTCATGTCTACACTAACTACACGAGTTCCTTTTGGAATCTCACTATATAAGCCTAATCCTTCTGGTGGACCTTCCACTAAAGCATCTAATGCATCTAGCATATTTGCTGGTGTTTCATGGTTTTTTTCTACATCTTTTGTAACAGGTACAAAATATGACTCTAATCCATTTGCTGTTCCTTCATAGTATACAACTACTTTGTTCTTACTATAATTTTTACCTACATAATTAATATTATCTCTTGTAAGAGCTGTTGCTGTTTTTGTTCCAAATTCAAGCTTTTCAGGAATTTTCCCATCAATCATCAACTGAACACGATCAATAGTTGGAAATTCCGTTAACGTATAAGTCACTGCTTTGACTAATGCTTCTTCTTCTTCTTTACTAACATAATTCAGAAAATCACTTGTAAAATCTACTTTACAAAGACCTTCATGAATACTCATTCCTCGTATTTCTGTGTTTGCTGGAATAACCGGAAGCAATCCAATTTCTTCAATATCCTTTCTATTAGCAGGATTATCAATCATTGCTCTTAATGCTTGCTTAGCAATACCTCTGCCTTCTGTCCAGGGTATTTTTCTCATAACAGGAATTAAGAACCCTTTATCATCTTTATAATATAAAACAGTATTTCTCAACTCATTATCCTTTTGTGCATCATTAAGACTTTCAACAATATTTGAATCACTTTGTTCTTCATTTTCAAATAATCCTTTTACCATTTGAATTGGATTTGCACATCCAGTAACCCCTATCATCATGCATAGTATTAAACCTACTGCAATTACTCGTTTCACCTTCATCCCCTTCCCTCCTTAACAAATGTCTCTATAAAATTATATTAACGAGGGAAGCATACTATGTCTAAAACTATAAATTTATATTATTTTCTTTTCATTCTTTTTAAATAGCCACCTTGAATATGCTTCGTATCCATTATAGTAACAAATGCATTTTTGTCAAATTCATTCAATATGTGATTTAGTTTAGGAAGCATTGTTCTTTGCAAAGCAATATTAAGGATATGTCTAATTCCATCTTTTCCATATCCTTGTATCACTGTAACACCAAAGCCTTCCTTTCTCAATAAATTAACCAATATTTCTTCATTTTCCTTTGTAATAACTTGTACAGTTACATTCCCTATAGCCATCTTCTGCTCTAAATATATCCCTACAATCTGTCCAGTACCAAACCCTAATGCATAAGCAATTAAATTTCCTATATGATCTAAATGACTCATCACTTTTGAAAGAACGGTAATATATATCAATATCTCTACAATTCCTAAAGCAGCTGCTTGAAATTTTTTTCCCCTAACCATTAGAATTGTTCTCACAACACTAATAGACACATCTGCAATTCTTGAAGAAAAAATTAATAAATAACCTAAAAATAGTTCCATTTTATTTCCTCCTTTTTATTTTATCCTAACTCATTATATACTTGTTTTTATATTTGAAGAAGTATATTTTATTAGAAACATTTATAATATTGCAACAATTACTTCTAAAAAAAGATGCTTAAATGCATCTCTTTAGTTTAATCGTTCATCAAAATATCTTTTGATTCCATTAAATAAAGCTTGAGCAGCTTTTTGTCTATATTCTGTTGTACGAATCAAATTTCCTTCTGCTGGATTTGAAATAAACCCAACTTCCGCAATGACAGCAGGCATTTTTGTTTCTCTAATCACAACAAACTCTGGTTCATTTTTAATCCCTCTATCCTTTGCTTTTAAAGCTTTAATCATTTCTTCCTGTAATGTTTTTGCAAATCTTTTACAATCTCTTGTTGGATCATCAACATACAGCATTTCAACTCCAGACACTTTTTTGTTTTCAGCATAATTATAATGCACACTCACAAATACAGCAGCATCTAATTCATTGGCTACTGCTGGTCTTCCATATAAATCAAGAGTTGTATCATCTGTTCTTGTCATATAAGTTATAAAACCTGATTTTTCTAGTAAATCATTCAATCTTTTTGCTGTATCTAAAGTCAACTCTTTTTCTACTAGATTTAATGCACTATTGTGAGTACCTGGATCTTTGCCTCCATGACCTGGATCAATAACAATAATTTTCCCACGATATGAAGAAGATAAATTCGTCTTTTTATTCGTATAAACAAGAATATCTGTTCCTTCATGCTCAACAAATATATTTTTTAAGCTTTGTCCATCTTCTATATCTAAAACAATACGAACAATCTCACCATCTATATCATTTGCAAACTGTGCTGTCCTGATTCTCTTTACACCACCTTGTTTAATAGGGATTTCATTTTTATCAATGTTTAGTCTAGCGTTTAATACATCTATAACTACTTTATTTCCAAAATCCATAATATTATATACAGGCTGCTCTTTTGTATGAATAACAATTACATCTGAATTGTTTCTTGTTTCTAAATTTATGTTGTTTACACTGTTCAAAGCTTCTTCTATTTTTTCACTATTTGGAAATTCTACCTGAATGGCACTAAGCTCATTATTAAATGCTACATGATAATCTTTTTTCATAGCTAGATCAATGACAATTCTGCTAACATTTCTAGGATAATCTTCAAAAATAGAACCTCTAATATCCATTATATGATCCATATTAATTTCTTTTTTTATGATACCGCCATTACCTGTAAAGCTTGGATCAGTCATATTGAATTTAGCATTGGGGATATCTATTATTAAACGATCATTCCCTCCAAACCTGCTCCCTGGTAAATACATGGTATTGTATGCTACTAACCCTGTAGTTTTAATAAGTATTTTAGACGTAGAACCGTAATGATCATATGTAATATCTGTTATATATTGTTCAAGCTTTGCTCCAAAGGAAATTGTACTCATTCCTAGAATAATAGTAAATATAAGCAATATTGAGAATAATCGCTTCATCATTTTTCCCCCTACTTTAATACTAATTGACTTTATTCAACACTTTATGTATCATTCGACAGCTTTATCCTACTGATTACATTTATATCATCTACATGAAACTTATGTCAATTTCCTTTTAGCAATTGTCATTGAGATTTAATATTGACTATGAAAAGCTAAAAGAGATGCACATATTTGCGCATCTCTCTTATTTTAACAGTACTTCATCAAAATATCTTTTTATCCCATTAAATAAAGTTTGAGCAGCTTTTTGTCTATAGCTTTCTGTAACAATTTTCGCTTCCTCTCCAGCATTAGACATAAATCCCATTTCCGCTAATATTGCAGGCATTTTTGTTTCTCTTATTACAACTAATTTAGGTCGATTATGAATGCCATGATCAACAGCCTTTAATCCTTTTACCATTTCATTCTTTACAATTCTAGCAAAAGTTTTATTATCTCTTGATTTATCTTCTCCATTATAGAGTACTTCTACACCTCTAATTTTAGGATTTGGATGCCAATTATAATGCACACTTACAAAAGCATCTGCATTTAATCCATTGGCAATAGCTGCTCTTTCATATAATCCTACATATGTATCATCAGCTCTTGTCATGTATGTAGAAAATCCTGCTTCCTCTAACAGCTTATTTAACTTTTGTGCTGTATCTAAAGCAATATGTTTTTCTTTCAATCTACTACTAGAAGCTCCTGGGTCTTTCCCACCATGACCTGCATCAATAACAACCATTTTCCCGCTATATCTAGAATTTTCTATTTTTTTATTCTTAAATTCAACTTGAATATTATATTTTTCATCATCTACTGTTTTAATTTTGTATGTTGTTTCATCTTGTAATCTAATTGTTATATGATAATATTTGCCATCATCATCAATTGCTATAGATTTCACCATACTATCATCTATATTCAACGTAGTATCTGCTAGACTTATTTGATCTTTTGGAACTTTTAATAATAATTCATGATTATTATCATTATAATCTTCATCATACATATCTCTTTCTTCTAAAGATAATTTTAAGATAGATTTATTTACAGCTTCCTTTTTATAGCTAAACCCTTGAAGTGGCTTACTATTCACATACACTAATATGTCCATTCCTTCATCTTCAACAAATATGTTTTCAAAGCTTTGTCCCTTTTCAAGGTCTAATACAACTCGAACAATTTTATCATCCTTATCATAATTATCATCAGGATTGAATTGAGATATTCTTATCCTTTTTACTCCATTTTTAGAAACTAAAATATTATTTTTATCAAACTTTAATTTAGCATTTAATATATCTACAACAACACGATCTCCTAGATCTATCACATTATATGCTGGAATCTCATCTGTATGTATCACAATTGCATCTGCATTATTTCTATTTTCCATCTTTATACTTTTGACAGTATTTAAGAAATCTACTTTTATTTCATTATTTTCTTCATCAAAAGTAACATCATAACCTCTTGGTAAAGCCAAATCAATAACAATCCTAGTTACATTTCTAGGACTCTTCTCAAACAAGGAAGCTCTAATTGTCATAACACCCATATCATATACTTTTTTCTTTATCTCACTTCCTTCTTTTATAAGCGATGGATCATTTATATCTATATTTGTATTTGGAATATCTAAAATTAATCTATCAGTTCCTCCAAATCTGCTTCCTGGTAAGTAAAGAGGAGACAACTTTACTTTTCCTGTAGTCTTAATAACTACTCGGGGAACATCTTTATACTCTCTGAACTCAATTCCAGTGATAGACTGCTTAGGTAAATCAACTGTTGCTGTAGTAGTTTCTTGTATCCAATTTACATCCATGCCAAGCTGTTCTGCTATGAAACGTAAAGGTACCATTGTTCGATAATTTCCTTGATATCCTAATAGCTTTGCAGGAACTCCATTAGGAAGTGAACATTCTTTTCCATTTACTATAGCTTTGGCACTGTCAATTTTTAATACTATAGTTTTTTCTTCTGCTAGAATAGTCGCTTCTTTATTCTTTTGGTCCCATTCTATTTGAGCACCTAGATTTTCAACAACAAATCGAATAGGAACTAATGTGCGACTTTTTCCTTTTATTGTATAAAGAAGAGATGGAACATCTGTATAAATATCTCGTCCACCCATCAAAAGATTGACAGCATATACTTCTTGTAGCTTTCCAGACATACCATCTGTAATCTCTACAACTGTTCTTTCTTGCTTTGCAGCAAAAGCAGTAACACTCATTCCTAAAATCATAATAAACACCAGCAAAACCGACAGTAATCTCTTCATTTTTTGTCCCCCTATTATTTTCAGTATTTTATGTACATTTATATTAATTTCAATAGTTTTACTCTACATAAACAGTTATATCATTTTGCTAGAACTTATGTCAACTTGCTTAACACAATTGTAATTGAGTCTTAATATTACACATAAAATAATGCAGGCTCATGTGTTAAAGCCTACAATTTTAATCCTTCATCATACTTTTATTTATAAACAAAATATCCTTTTCCACTCATCCACCTTAAGCATTCTATGATCTGAAATAATATACTCAATGCTAATATCTTTAGGATCTATCTCATGCATTATAAGCACTTCAGCATCATATCCCTCTATTAGATCAACTCTAGCTTTTAAATTTTCTTTAAAGCTCAATGATGTTTCCCAATATGATTTCAAAAGATTCTTTCCTTTTATATCTAAATATTTTTTACACGCTTGAAAGTCTTCAACATTTTGAAGTATATAAGGTTCATAAATTTGATTTGCACAATTTTCATTAGCTACCCAACACTTTTCTTCATCGATTTTAATAGACAACACCACGCTATGAGAATGAAACTTATGATTTTTAGGATAATTTATACTTGCAAAAATAGCTCTACTTCTTATTACCCAACTGGGTATATAGTGTGGTTTTTGTTCATCTATCAATTCATGAAAGCCATCATATTTTGTTTTATAAGTTTCTTTATCATCAAAATTTATGCCTGCTTTTAATGTTTTCTTTAAATCTGTAAGTTCTATAATATGATAAATCACACGCGTTTCATTGTAATCTGGAAAAAGCATATTCAAATACCCTCCTAAAATTTCTAAAAACTAATCTTATAGTATGATTTTTTCATCGTTTCTATACAAATATACATTTTTTTCAATACATCAATTTTATATTTTTTAAAAATACTATTATTAGGAGGTTGATCGGATGATTAACATTAACTGCTCTTTACCCTGCTTTTTTGAAAACGATGGAAAATGTGCTTTTACTCATATAACCGCTCTCTCTTTAACACCTCATCCTGAATGTGCATATTTTACACCAAAGACTTCTTTCATTAATAAAACTCCATCTTCTAATTTTATGCATAACAAAGCCGAAGATTAAATCTTCGGCTTTGTTTTTATTATTCTATATATGCACGTCCAAAGAACCAATGTCCCATTTTTGTTTTTTCCCAATTCTTTACATGCTCACTTACCATTTGTGGTCTTGTATAATAATAAATTGGCATAACGATCATCTCATCCATCATCAGCTTTTGAGCATCATATAAAAGCTTAAACCTTTCTTGTCCAGTTAATATTTTTGAATCTTCGATTAATTTATCATATTTAGGACTATTCCACTGTGCATCATTATTTCCTGAATATGATAGCCATAAATCAAGCATAGTCATAGGATCAGCATAATCTCCCAACCAACCAGCTCTTGCAATAGAAAAGTTACCTTGATGTCTTGTATCTTGGAATACTGCCCACTCTTGGTTTGCAAGCTTCACATCAATCCCAAGATTTTCCTTCCACATAGCTTGAATAGCTTCTGCAACAGCTTTGTGGGATTCACTTGTATTATAGATCACTTCAATCTCTGGAAATCCTTCTCCATTAGGATATCCAGCTTCTGCTAATAATTTTTTTGCTTCTTCTACCTTTGCAGCATTTGGATCAATCCCATAATCTCCTGCAACTTTTTGGAACTCTTTTCCTTCTGCATCTAATAATCCTGGTGGTGTAAACCCTGTAGCAGGAATTTGTCCTCCTTTTGTTACCTTCTCCACAATCGCTTTTCTATCTATTGCAAGGG includes:
- a CDS encoding metallophosphoesterase; this encodes MKIIVMSDTHGKIQLAEHIINKMEAVDLLIHLGDYYPDALAIAKNMNIKVVGVKGNCDRAEVEKEKVLDLGEHKLFLTHGHEYGVKSNLTRIYYKGLQEGCSVVLFGHTHMPVNMKHENILIMNPGSLTSPRGGSKASYGIIEIDGKNIYSDIIEV
- a CDS encoding XTP/dITP diphosphatase; amino-acid sequence: MNKVVIASKNKHKLEEIKDILKNFPLDIKSMDEVGLEKLEIVEDGETFEENSMKKAVEVMKETGAIAIADDSGLEVKAIGNRPGIYSARFSGEGATDQKNNEKLLSMLKDVPMEEREARFVSVISVAFPNGKKISVRGECKGFIGFEKKGQSGFGYDPLFIVPEYDKTFAELGPEIKNKISHRARALEQLKERLAELF
- the rph gene encoding ribonuclease PH, which gives rise to MRFDGRRENELRKVTITKDYLAYAEGSVLIEMGNTKVICSASIEDRVPPFLKGKGTGWITAEYGMLPRSTQTRKIRESSRGKVDGRTQEIQRLIGRALRSVINLEDLGERTVWIDCDVIQADGGTRTASITGAFIALAQGLYKLYESKQIKSFPVKNYVAAISVGVVEGTPVLDLCYEEDSKAKVDMNVIMTDQKEFVEVQGTGEEAPFSRQELNKLLELAEKGNMELIKMQKEALGAIDELIGKANEEEIGEESNE
- a CDS encoding GerMN domain-containing protein, giving the protein MKVKRVIAVGLILCMMIGVTGCANPIQMVKGLFENEEQSDSNIVESLNDAQKDNELRNTVLYYKDDKGFLIPVMRKIPWTEGRGIAKQALRAMIDNPANRKDIEEIGLLPVIPANTEIRGMSIHEGLCKVDFTSDFLNYVSKEEEEALVKAVTYTLTEFPTIDRVQLMIDGKIPEKLEFGTKTATALTRDNINYVGKNYSKNKVVVYYEGTANGLESYFVPVTKDVEKNHETPANMLDALDALVEGPPEGLGLYSEIPKGTRVVSVDMNESIACINLSEEILEAVDNKVAAQSIAKLFGLTIKEQYPEVAGVKLFVDGKELNLGTENKEDPIIVPTFANQYE
- a CDS encoding DUF2179 domain-containing protein translates to MELFLGYLLIFSSRIADVSISVVRTILMVRGKKFQAAALGIVEILIYITVLSKVMSHLDHIGNLIAYALGFGTGQIVGIYLEQKMAIGNVTVQVITKENEEILVNLLRKEGFGVTVIQGYGKDGIRHILNIALQRTMLPKLNHILNEFDKNAFVTIMDTKHIQGGYLKRMKRK
- a CDS encoding N-acetylmuramoyl-L-alanine amidase, translating into MKRLFSILLIFTIILGMSTISFGAKLEQYITDITYDHYGSTSKILIKTTGLVAYNTMYLPGSRFGGNDRLIIDIPNAKFNMTDPSFTGNGGIIKKEINMDHIMDIRGSIFEDYPRNVSRIVIDLAMKKDYHVAFNNELSAIQVEFPNSEKIEEALNSVNNINLETRNNSDVIVIHTKEQPVYNIMDFGNKVVIDVLNARLNIDKNEIPIKQGGVKRIRTAQFANDIDGEIVRIVLDIEDGQSLKNIFVEHEGTDILVYTNKKTNLSSSYRGKIIVIDPGHGGKDPGTHNSALNLVEKELTLDTAKRLNDLLEKSGFITYMTRTDDTTLDLYGRPAVANELDAAVFVSVHYNYAENKKVSGVEMLYVDDPTRDCKRFAKTLQEEMIKALKAKDRGIKNEPEFVVIRETKMPAVIAEVGFISNPAEGNLIRTTEYRQKAAQALFNGIKRYFDERLN
- a CDS encoding N-acetylmuramoyl-L-alanine amidase family protein, with protein sequence MKRLLSVLLVFIMILGMSVTAFAAKQERTVVEITDGMSGKLQEVYAVNLLMGGRDIYTDVPSLLYTIKGKSRTLVPIRFVVENLGAQIEWDQKNKEATILAEEKTIVLKIDSAKAIVNGKECSLPNGVPAKLLGYQGNYRTMVPLRFIAEQLGMDVNWIQETTTATVDLPKQSITGIEFREYKDVPRVVIKTTGKVKLSPLYLPGSRFGGTDRLILDIPNTNIDINDPSLIKEGSEIKKKVYDMGVMTIRASLFEKSPRNVTRIVIDLALPRGYDVTFDEENNEIKVDFLNTVKSIKMENRNNADAIVIHTDEIPAYNVIDLGDRVVVDILNAKLKFDKNNILVSKNGVKRIRISQFNPDDNYDKDDKIVRVVLDLEKGQSFENIFVEDEGMDILVYVNSKPLQGFSYKKEAVNKSILKLSLEERDMYDEDYNDNNHELLLKVPKDQISLADTTLNIDDSMVKSIAIDDDGKYYHITIRLQDETTYKIKTVDDEKYNIQVEFKNKKIENSRYSGKMVVIDAGHGGKDPGASSSRLKEKHIALDTAQKLNKLLEEAGFSTYMTRADDTYVGLYERAAIANGLNADAFVSVHYNWHPNPKIRGVEVLYNGEDKSRDNKTFARIVKNEMVKGLKAVDHGIHNRPKLVVIRETKMPAILAEMGFMSNAGEEAKIVTESYRQKAAQTLFNGIKRYFDEVLLK